From a single Glycine soja cultivar W05 chromosome 19, ASM419377v2, whole genome shotgun sequence genomic region:
- the LOC114400135 gene encoding glutamate synthase [NADH], amyloplastic-like isoform X1 has product MSNAVSFTLPSLNNPQLNALNSPNKARLRLGLRSRVVASCIERKRFLGTRFRPIGSDRIRLLQSCRLPKPRVAVRLAFSAVPEKPLGLYDPAMDKDSCGVGFVAELSGESSRKTVTDALEMLVRMTHRGACGCEANTGDGAGILVALPHAFYQEVVDFELPPQEKYAVGMFFLPKSKKRREESKRIFSKVAKSLGHTVLGWRSVPIDNTGLGKSALQTEPVIEQVFLTPSAQSKIDLERQMYILRKLCMAAITSALNLQNDGIADFYICSLSSRTVVYKGQLTPAQLRDYYFADLGNERFTSYMALIHSRFSTNTFPSWDRAQPMRVLGHNGEINTLRGNVNWMKAREGLLKCKELGLSENELKKLLPIVDANSSDSGAFDGVLEFLLHSGKSLPEAVMMMIPEAWQNDKNMDSQRKAFYEYFSALMEPWDGPALISFTDGHYLGATLDRNGLRPGRFYVTHSGRVIMASEVGVVDIPPEDVCRKGRLNPGMMLLVDFVKHTVVNDDALKEQYSLARPYEDWLKRQKIELKDIVNSVHESERVPPPIAGVAPLSNDDADMENMGIHGLLVPLKAFGYTVESLEMLLLPMAKDGVEALGSMGNDTPLAVMSKREKLTFEYFKQMFAQVTNPPIDPIREKIVTSMQCMVGPEGDLTEITEEQCHRLSLKGPLLSTEEMEAIKKMNYRGWRSKVIDITYSKECGKRGLDEALDRMCAEAHDAINEGYTTLVLSDRAFSKKRISVSSLLAVGAVHQHLVKTLERTRVALIVESAEPREVHHFCTLVGFGADAICPYLAIDAIWRLQVDGKIPPKASGEFHSKDELVKKYFKASNYGMMKVLAKMGISTLASYKGAQIFEALGLSSEVIEKCFAGTPSRVEGATFEMLACDAFQLHELAFPSWVFSPGSAEALALPNPGDYHWRKGGEVHLNDPLAMAKLQEAARTNSVDAYKQYSKLIHELNKACNLRGLLKFKETAVKIPIDEVEPASEIVKRFCTGAMSYGSISLEAHTALAMAMNKIGGKSNTGEGGEQPSRMEPLPDGSMNPKRSAIKQVASGRFGVSSYYLTNADELQIKMAQGAKPGEGGELPGHKVIGDIAVTRNSTSGVGLISPPPHHDIYSIEDLAQLIHDLKNANPAARISVKLVSEAGVGIIASGVVKGHADHVLISGHDGGTGASRWTGIKNAGLPWELGLAETHQTLVANDLRGRTVLQTDGQLKTGRDVAIATLLGAEEFGFSTAPLITLGCIMMRKCHKNTCPVGIATQDPVLREKFAGEPEHVINFFFMVAEEMREIMSQLGFRRVNEMVGRSDMLEVDKEVVKSNEKLENIDLSLLLRPAAELRPEASQYCVQKQDHGLDMALDNKLISLSSAALEKGLPVYIETPIYNVNRAVGTMLSHEVTKLYHLAGLPNDTIHIRFTGSAGQSFGAFLCPGITLELEGDSNDYVGKGLSGGKIVVYPPKESNFDPKENIVIGNVALYGATRGEAYFNGMAAERFCVRNSGAKAVVEGVGDHGCEYMTGGTVVVLGKTGRNFAAGMSGGIAYVLDVDGKFQSQCNLELVDLDKVEEEEDILTLRMLIQQHQRHTNSLLAKEVLDDFENLLPKFIKVFPREYKRVLASMKSEETSKDAVVHAAKHEQDDEAQAVEKDAFEELKKLATASLNEKPSQAESPKRPSQVTGAIKHRGFVSYEREGVQYRDPNVRMTDWKEVMEETKPGPLLKTQSARCMDCGTPFCHQENSGCPLGNKIPEFNELVYQNRWHEALERLLETNNFPEFTGRVCPAPCEGSCVLGIIENPVSIKSIECAIIDKAFEEGWMVPRPPVQRTGKRVAIVGSGPSGLAAADQLNKMGHTVTVYERADRIGGLMMYGVPNMKTDKVDIVQRRVNLMAEEGIDFVVSANVGHDPLYSLDRLREENDAIVLAVGATKPRDLPVPGRELSGVHFAMEFLHANTKSLLDSNLEDGNYISAKGKKVVVIGGGDTGTDCIGTSIRHGCSSVVNLELLPQPPPTRAPGNPWPQWPRIFRVDYGHQEAAAKFGKDPRSYEVLTKRFIGDENGVLKGLEVIRVCWEKDATDKFQFKEIEGSEEIIEADLVLLAMGFLGPESTIAEKLGVDRDNRSNFKAGYGHFSTNVKGVFAAGDCRRGQSLVVWAISEGRQAAAQVDNYLVKEDKDHRNQDGLVKRQQGLYKKQHGSSKHTVMTYRWLL; this is encoded by the exons GTTGCTAAATCTCTGGGGCATACAGTTCTTGGTTGGCGGTCTGTGCCTATTGATAATACAGGATTGGGCAAATCGGCCTTGCAGACCGAACCAGTGATTGAACAGGTGTTTCTTACACCAAGTGCTCAATCAAAAATTGATTTGGAAAGACAG ATGTACATATTAAGGAAGCTCTGCATGGCTGCTATTACATCTGCATTAAACCTCCAAAATGATGGCATTGCAGATTTCTACATCTGTTCACTTTCATCAAG GACTGTTGTTTACAAAGGTCAGCTAACACCAGCTCAGTTGAGGGATTATTACTTTGCAGATCTTGGCAATGAAAGGTTTACGAGCTACATGGCCCTG ATACATTCACGGTTTTCTACAAATACTTTCCCTAGCTGGGATCGTGCTCAACCTATGCGTGTATTGGGCCACAATGGAGAAATCAACACACTCAGAGGCAATGTTAACTg GATGAAGGCACGTGAGGGTCTACTGAAATGCAAGGAGCTTGGTTTATCAGAGAATGAATTAAAGAAGCTTTTGCCGATTGTGGATGCAAATTCATCAGATTCAG GAGCTTTTGATGGTGTGCTTGAGTTTTTGCTTCATTCGGGAAAAAGTCTTCCTGAAGCTGTTATGATGATGATTCCTGAAGCGTGGCAAAATGACAAGAACATGGATTCTCAGCGTAAAGCATTTTATGAATACTTCTCAGCTCTCATGGAGCCATGGGATGGGCCAGCTCTTATATCAT TTACTGATGGTCACTATCTTGGAGCTACATTGGATAGGAATGGACTGCGACCGGGGCGTTTCTATGTCACCCATAGTGGACGGGTTATTATGGCAAGTGAAGTTGGGGTTGTAGACATTCCACCAGAAGATGTGTGTAGGAAAGGAAGACTTAACCCTGGCATGATGCTGTTGGTTGATTTTGTGAAGCATACAGTTGTAAATGATGATGCCTTGAAAGAGCAATACTCTTTGGCAAGACCCTACGAGGATTGGCTCAAAAGGCAGAAAATTGAACTCAAAGACATCGTTAACTCTGTTCATGAATCTGAAAGAGTGCCGCCACCCATAGCAGGAGTGGCTCCA CTATCCAATGATGATGCAGATATGGAAAATATGGGAATTCATGGTTTATTAGTTCCACTGAAAGCTTTTGG ATATACAGTTGAATCATTGGAAATGCTATTACTTCCTATGGCCAAGGATGGTGTAGAAGCCCTTGGGTCAATGGGAAATGATACTCCATTGGCTGTCATGtctaaaagagaaaaactcaCTTTTGAGTATTTCAAGCAaatgtttgctcaagtgacaaACCCTCCTATTGATCCTATTAGAGAGAAAATAGTCACTTCTATGCAATGTATGGTTGGTCCAGAAGGTGATCTTACAGAAATCACTGAGGAGCAATGTCACCGCCTTTCACTAAAAGGTCCCCTTTTATCCACTGAAGAAATGGAagccattaaaaaaatgaattataggGGATGGCGCAGCAAAGTTATAGACATAACTTATTCAAAGGAATGTGGTAAGAGAGGGTTGGACGAAGCCTTGGACAGGATGTGTGCAGAGGCACATGATGCAATTAATGAAGGCTACACCACTCTTGTGCTGTCTGATAGAG CCTTCTCAAAGAAACGCATCTCTGTGAGCTCCCTCCTGGCTGTTGGTGCTGTTCATCAGCATCTAGTTAAAACTCTTGAGCGCACTAGGGTTGCCTTGATAGTTGAATCTGCTGAGCCACGCGAAGTGCATCATTTCTGCACCCTTGTTGGTTTTGGTGCTGATGCTATATGCCCATATTTGGCAATAGATGCAATTTGGCGCCTGCAGGTTGATGGAAAGATACCACCAAAAGCAAGTGGTGAATTCCACTCAAAAGATGAGTTGGTCAAGAAGTATTTCAAAGCAAGCAACTATGGAATGATGAAGGTTCTTGCCAAGATGGGAATATCAACTTTGGCATCATACAAAGGTGCTCAGATTTTTGAAGCTTTGGGTCTTTCATCAGAAGTGATTGAAAAGTGCTTTGCTGGGACTCCAAGTCGAGTTGAGGGTGCAACGTTCGAGATGCTTGCTTGTGATGCTTTTCAACTGCATGAGTTGGCTTTTCCTTCTTGGGTTTTCTCTCCTGGAAGTGCAGAAGCTTTAGCTTTGCCAAATCCTGGGGATTATCACTGGAGAAAAGGTGGTGAAGTTCACCTGAATGATCCCCTTGCTATGGCAAAGCTTCAAGAGGCTGCCAGAACTAACAGTGTAGATGCATATAAACAGTATTCCAAGCTCATTCATGAATTGAACAAGGCTTGCAATTTGCGCGGGCTTCTGAAATTTAAAGAGACAGCAGTTAAGATTCCTATTGATGAAGTGGAGCCTGCTAGTGAAATAGTAAAACGGTTTTGCACTGGGGCCATGAGTTATGGGTCAATATCATTGGAGGCACACACAGCATTAGCAATGGCTATGAATAAAATAGGAGGGAAATCCAACACAG GTGAGGGAGGGGAGCAACCATCTCGTATGGAGCCTCTTCCTGATGGCTCAATGAATCCCAAAAGGAGTGCCATTAAGCAAGTGGCTAGTGGGAGATTTGGAGTTTCAAGTTACTACCTTACAAATGCTGATGAACTGCAGATAAAAATGGCCCAG GGAGCAAAACCAGGTGAGGGAGGTGAACTTCCTGGTCACAAAGTTATAGGAGACATTGCTGTCACTAGGAATTCAACTTCCGGTGTAGGACTTATCAGTCCACCTCCCCATCATGATATTTATTCAATTGAAGATCTTGCCCAACTAATTCATGATCTGAAG aATGCCAACCCGGCTGCTCGGATTAGTGTGAAGTTGGTATCGGAAGCTGGAGTGGGGATAATTGCTAGTGGAGTTGTTAAAGGCCATGCTGACCATGTATTGATTTCAGGTCATGATGGAGGTACTGGGGCTTCCAGATGGACTGGCATAAAGAATGCCGGGCTGCCTTGGGAACTTGGCCTGGCTGAGACCCACCAAACTTTGGTTGCTAATGATCTACGTGGTCGCACAGTCCTCCAAACTGATGGGCAACTGAAAACCGGGAGAGATGTGGCCATAGCCACTCTTCTTGGTGCAGAAGAGTTTGGTTTCAGTACTGCTCCACTCATCACTCTTGGCTGCATCATGATGCGGAAGTGCCACAAGAACACTTGTCCGGTTGGCATTGCTACACAAGATCCAGTACTTAGAGAGAAGTTTGCTGGAGAACCTGAGCATGTTATCAACTTCTTTTTTATGGTGGCAGAGGAAATGAGAGAAATTATGTCCCAGCTTGGGTTTAGAAGAGTTAATGAGATGGTTGGCCGTTCCGATATGCTTGAAGTTGATAAGGAAGTTGTCAAGAGCAACGAGAAACTAGAGAACATTGACCTCTCTCTATTGCTTAGACCTGCAGCTGAACTGCGGCCAGAAGCTTCTCAATACTGTGTGCAAAAACAGGATCATGGTTTGGATATGGCCTTGGATAATAAGCTCATAAGTCTGTCTAGTGCTGCTTTGGAAAAAGGTCTTCCAGTATACATTGAAACTCCAATATATAATGTAAACCGTGCTGTGGGAACTATGCTTAGCCATGAGGTGACTAAACTGTACCACCTAGCTGGTCTTCCAAATGACACCATCCATATTAGATTTACTGGCAGTGCAGGCCAGAGCTTTGGTGCATTCCTCTGTCCTGGTATCACTTTGGAACTTGAAGGTGATAGCAATGACTATGTTGGTAAAGGATTATCTGGTGGCAAGATTGTAGTGTATCCTCCAAAAGAAAGTAACTTTGACCCTAAGGAGAACATTGTCATTGGTAATGTTGCACTGTATGGGGCAACACGTGGGGAAGCTTATTTCAATGGGATGGCAGCAGAAAGATTTTGTGTGCGTAATTCTGGAGCTAAGGCTGTAGTAGAAGGTGTTGGTGATCATGGGTGTGAGTACATGACTGGTGGGACTGTTGTTGTGCTTGGTAAAACTGGTAGAAATTTTGCTGCAGGTATGAGTGGTGGGATTGCTTATGTTCTTGATGTGGATGGAAAATTCCAATCTCAATGCAACTTGGAACTTGTAGATCTAGATAAggttgaagaggaagaggacattCTTACACTTAGAATGTTGATTCAGCAGCATCAACGTCACACAAATAGTCTGCTCGCCAAAGAAGTGCTTGATGATTTTGAGAATCTTCTTCCTAAATTTATCAAGGTGTTCCCTAGGGAGTATAAACGTGTTCTTGCAAGTATGAAGTCTGAGGAAACCTCCAAAGATGCAGTGGTGCATGCTGCTAAACATGAGCAAGATGATGAAGCACAAGCAGTGGAGAAGGATGCTTTTGAAGAGCTTAAGAAACTGGCGACTGCATCATTGAATGAGAAACCGAGTCAg GCTGAATCACCGAAGAGGCCAAGTcaagtcactggtgccattaaACATAgaggttttgtttcttatgAGCGAGAGGGTGTTCAGTATAGGGATCCTAATGTTCGCATGACTGATTGGAAGGAAGTGATGGAGGAGACAAAGCCTGGTCCCcttttgaaaacacagtcaGCGCGTTGTATGGACTGTGGTACTCCTTTCTGTCATCAG gAAAACTCTGGATGTCCTCTTGGAAATAAAATACCAGAATTTAATGAGTTAGTATACCAAAATAGGTGGCATGAAGCATTAGAGAGGCTTCTTGAAACAAATAACTTTCCAGAGTTTACTGGTCGGGTGTGCCCAGCACCTTGTGAAGGTTCTTGTGTCCTTGGTATTATTGAGAATCCCGTATCCATTAAAAGCATTGAATGTGCCATCATAGACAAGGCTTTTGAGGAGGGTTGGATGGTGCCACGACCTCCTGTCCAGAGAACTGG GAAAAGAGTAGCCATCGTTGGCAGTGGACCATCTGGCTTGGCAGCTGCTGATCAGCTAAATAAAATGGGTCATACAGTAACCGTGTATGAAAGAGCTGATAGGATAGGAGGGCTTATGATGTATGGGGTTCCCAACATGAAAACCGACAAAGTGGATATAGTTCAACGGCGAGTAAATCTTATGGCTGAGGAGGGAATAGATTTTGTGGTGAGTGCTAATGTTGGACATGATCCTTTGTACTCTCTTGATCGGCTTCGAGAGGAAAACGATGCCATTGTCTTGGCTGTAGGAGCTACAAAACCTAG GGATCTTCCTGTACCTGGTCGGGAGCTTTCAGGAGTTCATTTTGCAATGGAGTTTCTCCATGCAAACACTAAAAGCTTGCTTGATAGCAATCTCGAGGATGGTAACTACATTTCTGCCAAGGGCAAGAAAGTTGTGGTCATTGGTGGGGGTGACACTGGCACAGATTGCATAGGAACATCCATTCGTCATGGTTGTAGTAGCGTTGTAAATCTTGAACTCCTTCCTCAGCCACCACCAACTAGGGCTCCTGGCAACCCATGGCCTCAG TGGCCTCGCATATTCCGTGTAGATTACGGTCACCAAGAGGCTGCAGCCAAATTTGGCAAAGATCCTAGATCGTATGAGGTATTAACTAAGAGGTTTATCGGAGATGAAAATGGAGTTTTGAAAGGACTTGAAGTGATTCGTGTTTGCTGGGAGAAGGATGCAACCGACAAGTTTCAGTTTAAGGAGATTGAAGGGTCAGAGGAGATTATTGAGGCTGACCTAGTTTTACTAGCCATGGGATTCCTTGGTCCCGAGTCT ACAATTGCCGAGAAGTTGGGTGTGGACCGAGACAACAGGTCAAACTTCAAGGCTGGTTATGGCCACTTCTCAACAAATGTCAAAGGGGTGTTTGCAGCCGGTGATTGTCGCCGTGGTCAGTCCCTGGTGGTGTGGGCGATTTCAGAGGGACGACAAGCAGCAGCACAGGTCGACAACTACCTCGTCAAAGAAGACAAAGACCACCGGAATCAGGATGGCCTTGTCAAGAGACAGCAGGGCCTCTACAAGAAGCAGCATGGAAGCAGCAAACACACGGTGATGACTTATAGGTGGCTCCTCTGA